Part of the Candidatus Eisenbacteria bacterium genome is shown below.
TGGCGCTCGTCACGGTCCTGAGCGAGTTCGGGCTCGGATTCGCCGTCATCAATCGCCGGGTCGTCTCGAGTCTCCAGCTCGCGCAGCTCCAGACGACGTGCGTCTTCCTGGGAATCGCCGGCCTGCTCGTCTCCTTTGTCATGGCCACGCCTCTCGCCCTCTTCTTCCGCGTTCCCGAGCTGACGTGGGTCATGATGGCCATGGGCACGTCGTTCCTCGTCTCGTCCTTCCGCACCGTGCCCGGGGCACTCCTGCAGCGGGATCTCGAATTCCGGACCCTGGCGTGGATCGAGGGCCTGCAGGCGGTCGTCCAGGCGGTGATCGTCGTGGCGCTCGCGATCCTCGGATTCCGGTACTGGTCGCTGGTTCTCGGGATGGTCCTCGGGGCCGGCGCGGCCGCGATCGCGGCGTCGGCGGTCCGGCCGTGCGGCTTCGCGTGGCCGAAGCGCTCGATCATCGGCGACGCGCTCGGGTACGGCAGGCAGATCCTCGGGGGACAGCTCGCCTGGTACGTGGTCTCGAGCGCGGATCTCCTGGTGGTCGGGAGGTTGCTGGGAGCCTCGGCGACCGGCGTCTACACGATGGCGTTCACCATCGCGTCGACCCCCGTGGAGAAGATCACCGCGCTCGTCGGCCGCGTGGCGTTCCCGCTCTTCTCGCACGTCCGGAACGATCTGCCCGCGATGCGCCGTTATTTCCTGCTCCTGACCGAGGGGCTCGCCCTGGCCGGAATGCCCCTCGCGATCGGACTCGCGCTCACCGCCGATCGCTTCGTGCCGGTCGTGCTCGGGCAGAAGTGGCTCGACGCGGTCGTCCCCCTCGCGATCCTGGCGCTGCTCGCCACGATCCGCTCCTTCACCCCGATGATCACCCACGTCCTGAACGCGGTCGGGCGGCAGCGGTTCGCGATGTACAACGGGTTTCTCATGGCAGGCGTGGGGCCCATCGCCTTCGTCGTCGGCGCCAAGCTCTGGGGGCTCCCGGGCGTCGCGGTCGGCTGGCTCGCCGTGATGGCGGTCTCGCTCCCGTTCGTGACC
Proteins encoded:
- a CDS encoding lipopolysaccharide biosynthesis protein — encoded protein: MSSSPPREGRALDRHFLSGLAWTGFVKWGSQALSWISTVVVARILSPGDFGIIGMTATYMALVTVLSEFGLGFAVINRRVVSSLQLAQLQTTCVFLGIAGLLVSFVMATPLALFFRVPELTWVMMAMGTSFLVSSFRTVPGALLQRDLEFRTLAWIEGLQAVVQAVIVVALAILGFRYWSLVLGMVLGAGAAAIAASAVRPCGFAWPKRSIIGDALGYGRQILGGQLAWYVVSSADLLVVGRLLGASATGVYTMAFTIASTPVEKITALVGRVAFPLFSHVRNDLPAMRRYFLLLTEGLALAGMPLAIGLALTADRFVPVVLGQKWLDAVVPLAILALLATIRSFTPMITHVLNAVGRQRFAMYNGFLMAGVGPIAFVVGAKLWGLPGVAVGWLAVMAVSLPFVTWATLSGIQLPFRTYLGALGPAASACAIMTAAVLAARFGLAGAGLSLTAAFLTEVAAGAIAYLGAVFLFHRHRIESIRSVLRREPGPAEPGRGGAEPAA